The Primulina tabacum isolate GXHZ01 chromosome 1, ASM2559414v2, whole genome shotgun sequence genome contains the following window.
TGTTTTAAGCAAAAATGGATTCGTAGGAGTGGTTCCTGAATGGATTGGGGCAATGAGAAGCCTAGAGATCCttgatttttctgaaaataactTAAGCGGCCAAATCCCGGAGTCTATTGGGAATCTTCAATCATTGAAGATTCTAAATGTATCCAAGAACGCTCTAACTGGGATCTTGCCTGAGGTCATAGAAAAACTTGTTAAACTTCTCTCTTTTGATATTAGTCATAATTTAATTACAGGTAGTCTTCCTGTTTGGGCATTCAAGCTTGGTTTACAGAAATTTAAGATTTCGAATAACGAGTTGAGTGGGAGCATTGATAATGCTTTGGATTCAGCATCGGAGAACTCAGTGAGAGATCTTTCGATTTTGGATGTATCCAGAAATAAGTTATCAGGTGAAATTCCGTCCAGTATTTTGAGCTTTGGAGGCTTACAGTTCTTAAATATGGCAAGCAATGGGTTCCTTGGTagcattcctgcaagcatcggAAAACTGAAGGCTTTGAGTGTTCTGGATTTGAGTGAGAATCAGTTGAATGGTAGCATTCCGACTACAATTGGGGATTGCTCTTCACTAATGTTGTTGTGAGTCATTTGCTCGATCTTGTGATGTTTTATATAAAATCTTTTTCTGGTTTCTCTATGATTTAGTTTCAACTGTTTTTGTCAATAATATTTCTGACGAAAGATTGTAATTCTAATCAACTATGTATAACTAGTTCCCAAGCGGCCATCTTGTTGTTTCTTGGAGTTGTGTGACGCTGATTTAAATAATTGTCGAAATGGTTAGTTTTGTAACTAGTTAAATTAGATTAACTTTTGATGGATGacttttatatctttttattttttaacaggTAATTTGATTTGGTCAGTTTGGATCGTATCTTTAACTGCATACTTGTCAATGACTAAAGCCATGAACTTGTGATTTTTGTTATGAAACATTTCTTCATTAGTAGAGTTTAGCTGACCCTTCGGTTATAAGTTCTGGACTTTGCTTAGCTAAGTTCCTTTTTGCCAATGATTGAATTTCACAGGTCTTTAGCTCACAACAAAATAGCTGGCTCCATCCCTGTATCCCTGGCCGATCTTACATTCCTGCAAAATGTTGACTTTTCTTTCAACAAGTTGACAGGTACCCTGCCAAAGCAGCTGGCAAATCTTGCACACCTGCAGTCATTTAACATTGCATACAACCAACTACAAGGTGACCTGCCCGCTGGTGGATTTTTTAACACCATTGATCCATCATCTGTATCTGGAAATCCATCTCTTTGTCGTGGAGCTGTTAATAGGAGTTGCCCTGCTGTCCTTCCTAAACCTATTGTACTTAATCCCGACTACACCGATGCCACAACAGGTGCCATCACCGAAAGTTCTGTCCGTAAGAAAATGTTGAGCATTTCGTCCCTGATAGCCATTGGTGCAGCTGGTGCAATTGTTGTTGGTGTAATTGCTGTCACTGTACTTAATCTTCGTGTGCGTGCTTCCACGTCTCAGCCTGCTGGAGCTCTTACTTTTTCAGTTGGCGATGATTCTTTCAGCCATTTGTCTTCACCAAATGGCGATTCAGGGAAGCTTGTTATGTTCTCAGGCAATCCCGATTTTAGTACTGGCACACACTCTCTGCTGAACAAGGATTGTGAGCTTGGTCGAGGCGGATTTGGGTCTGTTTATCACACTATGCTTAGAAATGGGCATTCGGTTGCCATCAAGAAACTCGCTGTTTCGAGCCTTGTCAAGTCCCAAGAAGATTTTGAAAAGGAAGTTAATATACTCGGGAAAATACGCCATGATAATCTTGTGTCACTTGTTGGCTATTACTGGACACCATCACTACAGCTTCTGATATACGAATACGTATCTGGTGGAAACTTATACAAGCTTCTCCACGAAGGATCTGGTGAAAGTTTTCTTAATTGGAATGAAAGATTCAACATTCTTCTTGGGGCGGCTAAAGGGCTGGCTCATTTGCACCAGACTAGCATAATCCACTACAACATAAAATCAAGCAACATATTGATTGACAGCTTTGGTGAACCAAAGGTTTCAGATTATGGCCTAGCC
Protein-coding sequences here:
- the LOC142538964 gene encoding putative LRR receptor-like serine/threonine-protein kinase IRK, with amino-acid sequence MLFLLKMRSLFGVLIFICLSPFLAKSLSPSLDDDVLGLIVFKADVIDPYGRLNSWNEDDEKPCNWDGVRCNPRSNRVTELVLDDFGLSGKLGRGGLLQLQLLQKLSLARNNLTGSVSLSLAQLPHLRVLDLSGNAFTGSISSDFFIQCGSLGSISLANNKFSGQIPESLGSCSMLVSLNFSGNQFSGVIPFGVGSLSALRSLDLSDNMLKGEIPRDVEGLNNLRMISLRKNRFNGEVPDGIGNCLLLKSIDLSQNLLSGALPSTMQKLRLCNDLVLSKNGFVGVVPEWIGAMRSLEILDFSENNLSGQIPESIGNLQSLKILNVSKNALTGILPEVIEKLVKLLSFDISHNLITGSLPVWAFKLGLQKFKISNNELSGSIDNALDSASENSVRDLSILDVSRNKLSGEIPSSILSFGGLQFLNMASNGFLGSIPASIGKLKALSVLDLSENQLNGSIPTTIGDCSSLMLLSLAHNKIAGSIPVSLADLTFLQNVDFSFNKLTGTLPKQLANLAHLQSFNIAYNQLQGDLPAGGFFNTIDPSSVSGNPSLCRGAVNRSCPAVLPKPIVLNPDYTDATTGAITESSVRKKMLSISSLIAIGAAGAIVVGVIAVTVLNLRVRASTSQPAGALTFSVGDDSFSHLSSPNGDSGKLVMFSGNPDFSTGTHSLLNKDCELGRGGFGSVYHTMLRNGHSVAIKKLAVSSLVKSQEDFEKEVNILGKIRHDNLVSLVGYYWTPSLQLLIYEYVSGGNLYKLLHEGSGESFLNWNERFNILLGAAKGLAHLHQTSIIHYNIKSSNILIDSFGEPKVSDYGLARLLPTLDRYVLSSKIQSALGYMAPEFACKTVKITEKCDVYGFGVLVLEVATGKRPVEYMDDDVVVLCDMVRGTLDEGRIEECVDIRLQGKFPKEEATTVLKLGLICTSQVPSNRPDMAEVVSILELIRCPSESQDEL